A single window of Candidatus Flexicrinis affinis DNA harbors:
- a CDS encoding patatin-like phospholipase family protein: protein MTRPKIALVLGGGGSRGVAHIGVLQVLTRESIPIDIIVGTSMGAIIGALYAAGNPPEHLAERVGEFQGTRVFSNPFSARSRQNRIADVLRHQLGSIRFSQLKVPMVVTAVDLVSGQEVVIDTGEVVPALVASAAVPGAFPPVPSNGMQLADGGVIDSVATGVAYERGFSSQDGGRIVAVDVYPPLNNDHSWGDPLSQIMGIGLPFNLPTLRSGKDMQPGVGASLWRSFRVLVWYTHETRLAKFPPDVLIRPDLGDAASLNFRDLESPLEAGREAAESALPAIKKLLDPTS from the coding sequence GTGACACGGCCGAAAATCGCGCTTGTGCTTGGGGGCGGAGGAAGCCGCGGTGTAGCGCATATCGGCGTGCTGCAAGTGCTCACCCGGGAGAGCATCCCGATCGACATCATCGTCGGCACCAGCATGGGCGCGATCATCGGTGCGTTATATGCGGCCGGCAACCCGCCTGAACATCTCGCCGAGCGCGTCGGCGAGTTTCAAGGCACACGAGTCTTTTCGAACCCGTTCAGCGCGCGTTCGCGGCAGAATCGCATTGCGGATGTACTGCGGCATCAACTGGGAAGCATCAGGTTCTCTCAGCTTAAAGTCCCGATGGTCGTCACTGCTGTTGACCTTGTGTCCGGTCAAGAAGTCGTAATCGACACCGGCGAGGTCGTGCCGGCACTCGTAGCCTCGGCGGCAGTACCGGGCGCGTTTCCGCCTGTACCCAGCAACGGCATGCAGTTGGCTGACGGCGGCGTGATCGACAGCGTGGCGACGGGCGTTGCCTACGAGCGCGGCTTTTCGTCGCAAGACGGCGGGCGGATTGTTGCCGTCGATGTGTATCCGCCGCTGAACAACGACCACTCCTGGGGCGACCCACTGAGCCAGATCATGGGAATCGGTCTGCCGTTCAATCTGCCTACGCTGCGGTCGGGCAAAGATATGCAGCCCGGTGTCGGCGCGTCGCTGTGGCGCTCGTTCCGCGTACTTGTGTGGTACACGCACGAGACACGGCTCGCCAAGTTCCCGCCCGATGTTTTGATCCGTCCGGACTTGGGCGATGCGGCGTCGCTGAACTTCCGCGATCTCGAGTCGCCGCTGGAGGCCGGGCGCGAGGCCGCAGAGTCCGCCCTTCCCGCTATCAAGAAGCTGCTTGATCCGACCAGCTAG
- a CDS encoding radical SAM protein encodes MELTKPTQVLESLASHGDMMRHEHDSSTAQSKRVPRYQSHSLEECITNLTTPRGPKPVLKSMVTTACERNCFYCPFRAGRGKTARVTFTPDAVAGAFDTLVRAKKVDGLFLSSGIIKGSVTTQDKLIDTVQIIRRKYNYRGYVHLKVMPGIERDQLAHMMRIADRVSVNLEAPTEQRLADLAPKKEFLAELLQMLRWAQDIRAANPDRKLASTVTQFVVGAVGDTDLELLSLSENLYRQLGLARVYYSAFSPVSDTPLENVSAASETRQHRLYQASFLLRDYGWSVEDLGFASSGFLPESVDPKRAYADVVLRNAPIDLQTADREHLMRVPHIGPKAVDRLIKARQQTRIIDLAQLRALGIARPDDLAPYVLLDGRRPPQQLTLFPGA; translated from the coding sequence ATGGAACTTACCAAGCCCACCCAAGTTCTGGAGTCGCTGGCAAGCCACGGCGACATGATGCGCCACGAGCATGACAGTTCGACGGCGCAGAGCAAGCGCGTGCCGCGTTATCAGTCGCATTCGCTTGAAGAGTGCATCACGAACTTGACGACGCCGCGCGGTCCGAAGCCAGTCCTCAAGTCGATGGTTACGACGGCCTGTGAACGGAACTGCTTTTACTGCCCGTTTCGCGCGGGGCGCGGCAAAACGGCGCGCGTGACGTTCACGCCGGACGCGGTGGCTGGCGCGTTCGATACCTTGGTGCGCGCCAAGAAGGTCGACGGGCTATTCCTGTCGTCCGGCATCATCAAGGGCAGCGTGACGACGCAGGACAAGCTCATCGACACCGTGCAGATTATCCGCCGAAAGTACAACTATCGCGGCTATGTTCACCTCAAGGTTATGCCCGGAATTGAGCGCGACCAGCTTGCGCACATGATGCGGATCGCCGACCGCGTTTCGGTCAATCTCGAAGCGCCAACTGAACAGCGCCTCGCGGATCTCGCGCCGAAGAAGGAATTCCTCGCCGAACTGCTGCAAATGCTGCGCTGGGCGCAGGACATCCGCGCCGCGAATCCTGACCGCAAGTTGGCGAGCACGGTCACGCAATTCGTCGTCGGCGCGGTGGGAGATACGGACCTCGAACTCCTCAGCCTCAGCGAGAACCTGTATCGGCAACTTGGACTGGCCCGCGTGTACTACTCGGCGTTCTCGCCGGTTTCGGATACGCCGCTCGAAAACGTGAGCGCGGCTAGCGAGACGCGCCAGCACCGGCTGTATCAAGCCAGCTTCCTGCTGCGCGATTACGGCTGGAGCGTCGAGGATCTCGGTTTCGCCAGCAGCGGATTCCTTCCCGAAAGCGTCGATCCAAAGCGCGCATACGCCGATGTCGTACTTCGCAACGCACCGATCGATCTTCAGACCGCCGACCGCGAACACCTCATGCGAGTCCCGCATATCGGGCCGAAGGCGGTGGATCGACTGATCAAGGCGCGCCAGCAGACGCGCATCATCGACCTCGCACAGCTCCGTGCGCTGGGTATTGCGCGTCCGGACGATCTCGCTCCATACGTGCTGTTGGACGGACGGCGGCCGCCTCAGCAGCTTACCCTGTTCCCCGGAGCGTAA